From Caretta caretta isolate rCarCar2 chromosome 3, rCarCar1.hap1, whole genome shotgun sequence, a single genomic window includes:
- the SLC60A2 gene encoding sodium-dependent glucose transporter 1 isoform X3: MCRHFAPGPSDLPGPPAARQRPHAGRECEPAAQLPACTAGMSIAILGPTFQDLAANVNKNVSDIYYIFMGRSLGYLGGSVIGGIIFDCMNPHLLLGLTMLGTAVGLYAIPWCKKALLLTALMSVIGTSMGVLDTGGNVLALNTWGTDAGPHMQALHFSFALGALVAPILAKMALGSFISPKVQREDEKTNHSVPSDIPNALSGSAMTLHSNVSFTWSYIFIGTYILIVSLLFVVLYSRTGTVRDKAKASLQKCQIPKYHCALLILLFLFFFCYVGAEVSYGSYIFSYAKVYADMKKSEAAGLNSLFWGAFAACRGLAICFATCLYPGTMILLSVIGSTVSSLFLALFSKHPVSLWVGTAVYGASMATIFPSGISWIEQYTTIQGKSASLLIVGAALGEMCIPAVVGFLGGKFHNVPVMMYTALGTSVMTAVLFPVMYKLATSPSENKLKDGGGNEDQKALLSNFEFNEDEEDEEDAGEWNEADFEVIEMNDTVRESVVETSQKIPGESPAKVSMQPPSNIFNSSPVIALSSPGRKQFNRDREKND, from the exons ATGTGCCGCCATTTTGCACCTGGGCCAAGCGACCTCCCGGGTCCCCCGGCTGCCAGGCAACGTCCACACGCGGGCCGCGAGTGCGAGCCCGCCGCTCAGCTCCCGGCGTGCACCGCG GGTATGAGCATTGCTATCCTGGGACCTACATTTCAAGATCTGGCTGcaaatgtgaataaaaatgtCAGTGATATTTACTACATTTTCATGGGTCGTTCTCTGGGGTACCTTGGTGGTTCAGTGATTGGAGGGATTATCTTTGACTGCATGAACCCTCATCTCCTCTTGG GGTTAACCATGCTGGGAACAGCAGTTGGTCTGTATGCCATACCATGGTGTAAGAAAGCGCTTTTGTTAACTGCCCTGATGTCAGTCATTGGGACTTCTATGGGTGTTCTAGACACAG GTGGAAATGTCCTTGCATTGAATACATGGGGAACAGACGCTGGACCACATATGCAGGCCTTACACTTCAGTTTTGCACTGGGTGCCCTTGTGGCCCCAATCCTGGCAAAAATGGCATTGGGCAGCTTCATATCTCCTAAAGTCCAAAGAGAAGATGAAAAGACAAACCACTCTGTTCCGAGTGATATACCTAATGCACTGTCTGGATCAGCAATGACACTGCATTCTAATGTGAGCTTTACGTGGTCCTACATTTTCATAGGGACCTATATTTTGATAGTTTCTTTGTTGTTTGTTGTTCTGTATTCAAGGACCGGCACAGTGCGAGATAAAGCAAAAGCTTCTCTGCAGAAATGCCAAATTCCCAAATACCACTGTGCCcttctcattcttcttttccttttcttcttttgctaTGTAGGAGCAGAGGTCAGCTATGGCTCTTACATTTTCAGTTATGCAAAGGTTTATGCAGACATGAAAAAAAGTGAAGCAGCTGGTTTGAACTCCCTTTTTTGGGGAGCATTTGCAGCTTGCAGAGGACTGGCAATCTGTTTTGCTACCTGTTTATACCCTGGTACTATGATTCTGCTGAGTGTCATAGGTTCCACTGTCTCTTCTCTGTTCCTGGCACTGTTCAGTAAGCATCCAGTTTCGCTCTGGGTTGGGACAGCAGTGTATGGTGCTTCAATGGCTACCATCTTTCCCAGTGGCATTTCCTGGATTGAACAGTACACCACCATACAAGGAAAGTCTGCTTCTCTCCTTATAGTTGGTGCTGCCTTGGGGGAGATGtgcattccagcagtggttgggtTTCTTGGAGGAAAATTTCACAATGTCCCTGTGATGATGTATACTGCACTGGGAACATCTGTAATGACAGCAGTACTATTTCCTGTGATGTATAAATTAGCCACTTCTCCCAGTGAGAATAAGTTAAAAGATGGTGGTGGGAACGAGGACCAAAAAGCTTTGTTGTCCAACTTTGAATTTAATGAAGATGAGGAAGATGAAGAGGATGCAGGAGAATGGAATGAAGCAGACTTTGAAGTAATTGAAATGAATGATACAGTGAGAGAGTCTGTGGTAGAGACATCTCAAAAGATCCCAGGGGAGTCCCCAGCGAAAGTGTCCATGCAGCCACCTTCAAACATATTTAATTCTTCTCCAGTGATTGCTCTTAGCTCCCCAGGGAGAAAGCAATTCAATAGAGACAGAGAGAAGAACGATTAA
- the SLC60A2 gene encoding sodium-dependent glucose transporter 1 isoform X4, whose product MMNVPYSQVFLWSYSHNEILTISCLKLTWVLHKLIPKGMSIAILGPTFQDLAANVNKNVSDIYYIFMGRSLGYLGGSVIGGIIFDCMNPHLLLGLTMLGTAVGLYAIPWCKKALLLTALMSVIGTSMGVLDTGGNVLALNTWGTDAGPHMQALHFSFALGALVAPILAKMALGSFISPKVQREDEKTNHSVPSDIPNALSGSAMTLHSNVSFTWSYIFIGTYILIVSLLFVVLYSRTGTVRDKAKASLQKCQIPKYHCALLILLFLFFFCYVGAEVSYGSYIFSYAKVYADMKKSEAAGLNSLFWGAFAACRGLAICFATCLYPGTMILLSVIGSTVSSLFLALFSKHPVSLWVGTAVYGASMATIFPSGISWIEQYTTIQGKSASLLIVGAALGEMCIPAVVGFLGGKFHNVPVMMYTALGTSVMTAVLFPVMYKLATSPSENKLKDGGGNEDQKALLSNFEFNEDEEDEEDAGEWNEADFEVIEMNDTVRESVVETSQKIPGESPAKVSMQPPSNIFNSSPVIALSSPGRKQFNRDREKND is encoded by the exons ATGATGAATGTCCCATACAGCCAAGTTTTCCTTTGGTCTTATTCTCACAATGAGATACTTACTATTTCCTGCCTGAAACTCACTTGGGTGCTCCACAAGCTTATTCCAAAG GGTATGAGCATTGCTATCCTGGGACCTACATTTCAAGATCTGGCTGcaaatgtgaataaaaatgtCAGTGATATTTACTACATTTTCATGGGTCGTTCTCTGGGGTACCTTGGTGGTTCAGTGATTGGAGGGATTATCTTTGACTGCATGAACCCTCATCTCCTCTTGG GGTTAACCATGCTGGGAACAGCAGTTGGTCTGTATGCCATACCATGGTGTAAGAAAGCGCTTTTGTTAACTGCCCTGATGTCAGTCATTGGGACTTCTATGGGTGTTCTAGACACAG GTGGAAATGTCCTTGCATTGAATACATGGGGAACAGACGCTGGACCACATATGCAGGCCTTACACTTCAGTTTTGCACTGGGTGCCCTTGTGGCCCCAATCCTGGCAAAAATGGCATTGGGCAGCTTCATATCTCCTAAAGTCCAAAGAGAAGATGAAAAGACAAACCACTCTGTTCCGAGTGATATACCTAATGCACTGTCTGGATCAGCAATGACACTGCATTCTAATGTGAGCTTTACGTGGTCCTACATTTTCATAGGGACCTATATTTTGATAGTTTCTTTGTTGTTTGTTGTTCTGTATTCAAGGACCGGCACAGTGCGAGATAAAGCAAAAGCTTCTCTGCAGAAATGCCAAATTCCCAAATACCACTGTGCCcttctcattcttcttttccttttcttcttttgctaTGTAGGAGCAGAGGTCAGCTATGGCTCTTACATTTTCAGTTATGCAAAGGTTTATGCAGACATGAAAAAAAGTGAAGCAGCTGGTTTGAACTCCCTTTTTTGGGGAGCATTTGCAGCTTGCAGAGGACTGGCAATCTGTTTTGCTACCTGTTTATACCCTGGTACTATGATTCTGCTGAGTGTCATAGGTTCCACTGTCTCTTCTCTGTTCCTGGCACTGTTCAGTAAGCATCCAGTTTCGCTCTGGGTTGGGACAGCAGTGTATGGTGCTTCAATGGCTACCATCTTTCCCAGTGGCATTTCCTGGATTGAACAGTACACCACCATACAAGGAAAGTCTGCTTCTCTCCTTATAGTTGGTGCTGCCTTGGGGGAGATGtgcattccagcagtggttgggtTTCTTGGAGGAAAATTTCACAATGTCCCTGTGATGATGTATACTGCACTGGGAACATCTGTAATGACAGCAGTACTATTTCCTGTGATGTATAAATTAGCCACTTCTCCCAGTGAGAATAAGTTAAAAGATGGTGGTGGGAACGAGGACCAAAAAGCTTTGTTGTCCAACTTTGAATTTAATGAAGATGAGGAAGATGAAGAGGATGCAGGAGAATGGAATGAAGCAGACTTTGAAGTAATTGAAATGAATGATACAGTGAGAGAGTCTGTGGTAGAGACATCTCAAAAGATCCCAGGGGAGTCCCCAGCGAAAGTGTCCATGCAGCCACCTTCAAACATATTTAATTCTTCTCCAGTGATTGCTCTTAGCTCCCCAGGGAGAAAGCAATTCAATAGAGACAGAGAGAAGAACGATTAA
- the SLC60A2 gene encoding sodium-dependent glucose transporter 1 isoform X2, which yields MAGAGRKKQVRFARPEAEETLRGGEGPAAEPSLLPEPAPRPEGMSIAILGPTFQDLAANVNKNVSDIYYIFMGRSLGYLGGSVIGGIIFDCMNPHLLLGLTMLGTAVGLYAIPWCKKALLLTALMSVIGTSMGVLDTGGNVLALNTWGTDAGPHMQALHFSFALGALVAPILAKMALGSFISPKVQREDEKTNHSVPSDIPNALSGSAMTLHSNVSFTWSYIFIGTYILIVSLLFVVLYSRTGTVRDKAKASLQKCQIPKYHCALLILLFLFFFCYVGAEVSYGSYIFSYAKVYADMKKSEAAGLNSLFWGAFAACRGLAICFATCLYPGTMILLSVIGSTVSSLFLALFSKHPVSLWVGTAVYGASMATIFPSGISWIEQYTTIQGKSASLLIVGAALGEMCIPAVVGFLGGKFHNVPVMMYTALGTSVMTAVLFPVMYKLATSPSENKLKDGGGNEDQKALLSNFEFNEDEEDEEDAGEWNEADFEVIEMNDTVRESVVETSQKIPGESPAKVSMQPPSNIFNSSPVIALSSPGRKQFNRDREKND from the exons ATGGCCGGCGCCGGCAGGAAGAAGCAGGTTCGCTTCGCCCGGCCGGAGGCGGAGGAGACGCTGCGGGGCGGTGAGGGGCCGGCGGCGGAGCCGAGTCTCCTCCCGGAGCCCGCGCCGCGGCCTGAG GGTATGAGCATTGCTATCCTGGGACCTACATTTCAAGATCTGGCTGcaaatgtgaataaaaatgtCAGTGATATTTACTACATTTTCATGGGTCGTTCTCTGGGGTACCTTGGTGGTTCAGTGATTGGAGGGATTATCTTTGACTGCATGAACCCTCATCTCCTCTTGG GGTTAACCATGCTGGGAACAGCAGTTGGTCTGTATGCCATACCATGGTGTAAGAAAGCGCTTTTGTTAACTGCCCTGATGTCAGTCATTGGGACTTCTATGGGTGTTCTAGACACAG GTGGAAATGTCCTTGCATTGAATACATGGGGAACAGACGCTGGACCACATATGCAGGCCTTACACTTCAGTTTTGCACTGGGTGCCCTTGTGGCCCCAATCCTGGCAAAAATGGCATTGGGCAGCTTCATATCTCCTAAAGTCCAAAGAGAAGATGAAAAGACAAACCACTCTGTTCCGAGTGATATACCTAATGCACTGTCTGGATCAGCAATGACACTGCATTCTAATGTGAGCTTTACGTGGTCCTACATTTTCATAGGGACCTATATTTTGATAGTTTCTTTGTTGTTTGTTGTTCTGTATTCAAGGACCGGCACAGTGCGAGATAAAGCAAAAGCTTCTCTGCAGAAATGCCAAATTCCCAAATACCACTGTGCCcttctcattcttcttttccttttcttcttttgctaTGTAGGAGCAGAGGTCAGCTATGGCTCTTACATTTTCAGTTATGCAAAGGTTTATGCAGACATGAAAAAAAGTGAAGCAGCTGGTTTGAACTCCCTTTTTTGGGGAGCATTTGCAGCTTGCAGAGGACTGGCAATCTGTTTTGCTACCTGTTTATACCCTGGTACTATGATTCTGCTGAGTGTCATAGGTTCCACTGTCTCTTCTCTGTTCCTGGCACTGTTCAGTAAGCATCCAGTTTCGCTCTGGGTTGGGACAGCAGTGTATGGTGCTTCAATGGCTACCATCTTTCCCAGTGGCATTTCCTGGATTGAACAGTACACCACCATACAAGGAAAGTCTGCTTCTCTCCTTATAGTTGGTGCTGCCTTGGGGGAGATGtgcattccagcagtggttgggtTTCTTGGAGGAAAATTTCACAATGTCCCTGTGATGATGTATACTGCACTGGGAACATCTGTAATGACAGCAGTACTATTTCCTGTGATGTATAAATTAGCCACTTCTCCCAGTGAGAATAAGTTAAAAGATGGTGGTGGGAACGAGGACCAAAAAGCTTTGTTGTCCAACTTTGAATTTAATGAAGATGAGGAAGATGAAGAGGATGCAGGAGAATGGAATGAAGCAGACTTTGAAGTAATTGAAATGAATGATACAGTGAGAGAGTCTGTGGTAGAGACATCTCAAAAGATCCCAGGGGAGTCCCCAGCGAAAGTGTCCATGCAGCCACCTTCAAACATATTTAATTCTTCTCCAGTGATTGCTCTTAGCTCCCCAGGGAGAAAGCAATTCAATAGAGACAGAGAGAAGAACGATTAA
- the SLC60A2 gene encoding sodium-dependent glucose transporter 1 isoform X5: MAGAGRKKQGMSIAILGPTFQDLAANVNKNVSDIYYIFMGRSLGYLGGSVIGGIIFDCMNPHLLLGLTMLGTAVGLYAIPWCKKALLLTALMSVIGTSMGVLDTGGNVLALNTWGTDAGPHMQALHFSFALGALVAPILAKMALGSFISPKVQREDEKTNHSVPSDIPNALSGSAMTLHSNVSFTWSYIFIGTYILIVSLLFVVLYSRTGTVRDKAKASLQKCQIPKYHCALLILLFLFFFCYVGAEVSYGSYIFSYAKVYADMKKSEAAGLNSLFWGAFAACRGLAICFATCLYPGTMILLSVIGSTVSSLFLALFSKHPVSLWVGTAVYGASMATIFPSGISWIEQYTTIQGKSASLLIVGAALGEMCIPAVVGFLGGKFHNVPVMMYTALGTSVMTAVLFPVMYKLATSPSENKLKDGGGNEDQKALLSNFEFNEDEEDEEDAGEWNEADFEVIEMNDTVRESVVETSQKIPGESPAKVSMQPPSNIFNSSPVIALSSPGRKQFNRDREKND; encoded by the exons ATGGCCGGCGCCGGCAGGAAGAAGCAG GGTATGAGCATTGCTATCCTGGGACCTACATTTCAAGATCTGGCTGcaaatgtgaataaaaatgtCAGTGATATTTACTACATTTTCATGGGTCGTTCTCTGGGGTACCTTGGTGGTTCAGTGATTGGAGGGATTATCTTTGACTGCATGAACCCTCATCTCCTCTTGG GGTTAACCATGCTGGGAACAGCAGTTGGTCTGTATGCCATACCATGGTGTAAGAAAGCGCTTTTGTTAACTGCCCTGATGTCAGTCATTGGGACTTCTATGGGTGTTCTAGACACAG GTGGAAATGTCCTTGCATTGAATACATGGGGAACAGACGCTGGACCACATATGCAGGCCTTACACTTCAGTTTTGCACTGGGTGCCCTTGTGGCCCCAATCCTGGCAAAAATGGCATTGGGCAGCTTCATATCTCCTAAAGTCCAAAGAGAAGATGAAAAGACAAACCACTCTGTTCCGAGTGATATACCTAATGCACTGTCTGGATCAGCAATGACACTGCATTCTAATGTGAGCTTTACGTGGTCCTACATTTTCATAGGGACCTATATTTTGATAGTTTCTTTGTTGTTTGTTGTTCTGTATTCAAGGACCGGCACAGTGCGAGATAAAGCAAAAGCTTCTCTGCAGAAATGCCAAATTCCCAAATACCACTGTGCCcttctcattcttcttttccttttcttcttttgctaTGTAGGAGCAGAGGTCAGCTATGGCTCTTACATTTTCAGTTATGCAAAGGTTTATGCAGACATGAAAAAAAGTGAAGCAGCTGGTTTGAACTCCCTTTTTTGGGGAGCATTTGCAGCTTGCAGAGGACTGGCAATCTGTTTTGCTACCTGTTTATACCCTGGTACTATGATTCTGCTGAGTGTCATAGGTTCCACTGTCTCTTCTCTGTTCCTGGCACTGTTCAGTAAGCATCCAGTTTCGCTCTGGGTTGGGACAGCAGTGTATGGTGCTTCAATGGCTACCATCTTTCCCAGTGGCATTTCCTGGATTGAACAGTACACCACCATACAAGGAAAGTCTGCTTCTCTCCTTATAGTTGGTGCTGCCTTGGGGGAGATGtgcattccagcagtggttgggtTTCTTGGAGGAAAATTTCACAATGTCCCTGTGATGATGTATACTGCACTGGGAACATCTGTAATGACAGCAGTACTATTTCCTGTGATGTATAAATTAGCCACTTCTCCCAGTGAGAATAAGTTAAAAGATGGTGGTGGGAACGAGGACCAAAAAGCTTTGTTGTCCAACTTTGAATTTAATGAAGATGAGGAAGATGAAGAGGATGCAGGAGAATGGAATGAAGCAGACTTTGAAGTAATTGAAATGAATGATACAGTGAGAGAGTCTGTGGTAGAGACATCTCAAAAGATCCCAGGGGAGTCCCCAGCGAAAGTGTCCATGCAGCCACCTTCAAACATATTTAATTCTTCTCCAGTGATTGCTCTTAGCTCCCCAGGGAGAAAGCAATTCAATAGAGACAGAGAGAAGAACGATTAA
- the SLC60A2 gene encoding sodium-dependent glucose transporter 1 isoform X1, producing the protein MAGAGRKKQVRFARPEAEETLRGGEGPAAEPSLLPEPAPRPEVIVAGGGRRRGGEGAALLLRWCISGVLCAGFLGLGMSIAILGPTFQDLAANVNKNVSDIYYIFMGRSLGYLGGSVIGGIIFDCMNPHLLLGLTMLGTAVGLYAIPWCKKALLLTALMSVIGTSMGVLDTGGNVLALNTWGTDAGPHMQALHFSFALGALVAPILAKMALGSFISPKVQREDEKTNHSVPSDIPNALSGSAMTLHSNVSFTWSYIFIGTYILIVSLLFVVLYSRTGTVRDKAKASLQKCQIPKYHCALLILLFLFFFCYVGAEVSYGSYIFSYAKVYADMKKSEAAGLNSLFWGAFAACRGLAICFATCLYPGTMILLSVIGSTVSSLFLALFSKHPVSLWVGTAVYGASMATIFPSGISWIEQYTTIQGKSASLLIVGAALGEMCIPAVVGFLGGKFHNVPVMMYTALGTSVMTAVLFPVMYKLATSPSENKLKDGGGNEDQKALLSNFEFNEDEEDEEDAGEWNEADFEVIEMNDTVRESVVETSQKIPGESPAKVSMQPPSNIFNSSPVIALSSPGRKQFNRDREKND; encoded by the exons ATGGCCGGCGCCGGCAGGAAGAAGCAGGTTCGCTTCGCCCGGCCGGAGGCGGAGGAGACGCTGCGGGGCGGTGAGGGGCCGGCGGCGGAGCCGAGTCTCCTCCCGGAGCCCGCGCCGCGGCCTGAGGTGATCGTAGCCGGCGGCGGCAGGCgccggggcggggagggagcggCGCTGCTGCTGCGATGGTGCATCTCCGGGGTGCTGTGCGCGGGCTTCCTGGGCCTG GGTATGAGCATTGCTATCCTGGGACCTACATTTCAAGATCTGGCTGcaaatgtgaataaaaatgtCAGTGATATTTACTACATTTTCATGGGTCGTTCTCTGGGGTACCTTGGTGGTTCAGTGATTGGAGGGATTATCTTTGACTGCATGAACCCTCATCTCCTCTTGG GGTTAACCATGCTGGGAACAGCAGTTGGTCTGTATGCCATACCATGGTGTAAGAAAGCGCTTTTGTTAACTGCCCTGATGTCAGTCATTGGGACTTCTATGGGTGTTCTAGACACAG GTGGAAATGTCCTTGCATTGAATACATGGGGAACAGACGCTGGACCACATATGCAGGCCTTACACTTCAGTTTTGCACTGGGTGCCCTTGTGGCCCCAATCCTGGCAAAAATGGCATTGGGCAGCTTCATATCTCCTAAAGTCCAAAGAGAAGATGAAAAGACAAACCACTCTGTTCCGAGTGATATACCTAATGCACTGTCTGGATCAGCAATGACACTGCATTCTAATGTGAGCTTTACGTGGTCCTACATTTTCATAGGGACCTATATTTTGATAGTTTCTTTGTTGTTTGTTGTTCTGTATTCAAGGACCGGCACAGTGCGAGATAAAGCAAAAGCTTCTCTGCAGAAATGCCAAATTCCCAAATACCACTGTGCCcttctcattcttcttttccttttcttcttttgctaTGTAGGAGCAGAGGTCAGCTATGGCTCTTACATTTTCAGTTATGCAAAGGTTTATGCAGACATGAAAAAAAGTGAAGCAGCTGGTTTGAACTCCCTTTTTTGGGGAGCATTTGCAGCTTGCAGAGGACTGGCAATCTGTTTTGCTACCTGTTTATACCCTGGTACTATGATTCTGCTGAGTGTCATAGGTTCCACTGTCTCTTCTCTGTTCCTGGCACTGTTCAGTAAGCATCCAGTTTCGCTCTGGGTTGGGACAGCAGTGTATGGTGCTTCAATGGCTACCATCTTTCCCAGTGGCATTTCCTGGATTGAACAGTACACCACCATACAAGGAAAGTCTGCTTCTCTCCTTATAGTTGGTGCTGCCTTGGGGGAGATGtgcattccagcagtggttgggtTTCTTGGAGGAAAATTTCACAATGTCCCTGTGATGATGTATACTGCACTGGGAACATCTGTAATGACAGCAGTACTATTTCCTGTGATGTATAAATTAGCCACTTCTCCCAGTGAGAATAAGTTAAAAGATGGTGGTGGGAACGAGGACCAAAAAGCTTTGTTGTCCAACTTTGAATTTAATGAAGATGAGGAAGATGAAGAGGATGCAGGAGAATGGAATGAAGCAGACTTTGAAGTAATTGAAATGAATGATACAGTGAGAGAGTCTGTGGTAGAGACATCTCAAAAGATCCCAGGGGAGTCCCCAGCGAAAGTGTCCATGCAGCCACCTTCAAACATATTTAATTCTTCTCCAGTGATTGCTCTTAGCTCCCCAGGGAGAAAGCAATTCAATAGAGACAGAGAGAAGAACGATTAA
- the SLC60A2 gene encoding sodium-dependent glucose transporter 1 isoform X6, whose product MGMSIAILGPTFQDLAANVNKNVSDIYYIFMGRSLGYLGGSVIGGIIFDCMNPHLLLGLTMLGTAVGLYAIPWCKKALLLTALMSVIGTSMGVLDTGGNVLALNTWGTDAGPHMQALHFSFALGALVAPILAKMALGSFISPKVQREDEKTNHSVPSDIPNALSGSAMTLHSNVSFTWSYIFIGTYILIVSLLFVVLYSRTGTVRDKAKASLQKCQIPKYHCALLILLFLFFFCYVGAEVSYGSYIFSYAKVYADMKKSEAAGLNSLFWGAFAACRGLAICFATCLYPGTMILLSVIGSTVSSLFLALFSKHPVSLWVGTAVYGASMATIFPSGISWIEQYTTIQGKSASLLIVGAALGEMCIPAVVGFLGGKFHNVPVMMYTALGTSVMTAVLFPVMYKLATSPSENKLKDGGGNEDQKALLSNFEFNEDEEDEEDAGEWNEADFEVIEMNDTVRESVVETSQKIPGESPAKVSMQPPSNIFNSSPVIALSSPGRKQFNRDREKND is encoded by the exons ATG GGTATGAGCATTGCTATCCTGGGACCTACATTTCAAGATCTGGCTGcaaatgtgaataaaaatgtCAGTGATATTTACTACATTTTCATGGGTCGTTCTCTGGGGTACCTTGGTGGTTCAGTGATTGGAGGGATTATCTTTGACTGCATGAACCCTCATCTCCTCTTGG GGTTAACCATGCTGGGAACAGCAGTTGGTCTGTATGCCATACCATGGTGTAAGAAAGCGCTTTTGTTAACTGCCCTGATGTCAGTCATTGGGACTTCTATGGGTGTTCTAGACACAG GTGGAAATGTCCTTGCATTGAATACATGGGGAACAGACGCTGGACCACATATGCAGGCCTTACACTTCAGTTTTGCACTGGGTGCCCTTGTGGCCCCAATCCTGGCAAAAATGGCATTGGGCAGCTTCATATCTCCTAAAGTCCAAAGAGAAGATGAAAAGACAAACCACTCTGTTCCGAGTGATATACCTAATGCACTGTCTGGATCAGCAATGACACTGCATTCTAATGTGAGCTTTACGTGGTCCTACATTTTCATAGGGACCTATATTTTGATAGTTTCTTTGTTGTTTGTTGTTCTGTATTCAAGGACCGGCACAGTGCGAGATAAAGCAAAAGCTTCTCTGCAGAAATGCCAAATTCCCAAATACCACTGTGCCcttctcattcttcttttccttttcttcttttgctaTGTAGGAGCAGAGGTCAGCTATGGCTCTTACATTTTCAGTTATGCAAAGGTTTATGCAGACATGAAAAAAAGTGAAGCAGCTGGTTTGAACTCCCTTTTTTGGGGAGCATTTGCAGCTTGCAGAGGACTGGCAATCTGTTTTGCTACCTGTTTATACCCTGGTACTATGATTCTGCTGAGTGTCATAGGTTCCACTGTCTCTTCTCTGTTCCTGGCACTGTTCAGTAAGCATCCAGTTTCGCTCTGGGTTGGGACAGCAGTGTATGGTGCTTCAATGGCTACCATCTTTCCCAGTGGCATTTCCTGGATTGAACAGTACACCACCATACAAGGAAAGTCTGCTTCTCTCCTTATAGTTGGTGCTGCCTTGGGGGAGATGtgcattccagcagtggttgggtTTCTTGGAGGAAAATTTCACAATGTCCCTGTGATGATGTATACTGCACTGGGAACATCTGTAATGACAGCAGTACTATTTCCTGTGATGTATAAATTAGCCACTTCTCCCAGTGAGAATAAGTTAAAAGATGGTGGTGGGAACGAGGACCAAAAAGCTTTGTTGTCCAACTTTGAATTTAATGAAGATGAGGAAGATGAAGAGGATGCAGGAGAATGGAATGAAGCAGACTTTGAAGTAATTGAAATGAATGATACAGTGAGAGAGTCTGTGGTAGAGACATCTCAAAAGATCCCAGGGGAGTCCCCAGCGAAAGTGTCCATGCAGCCACCTTCAAACATATTTAATTCTTCTCCAGTGATTGCTCTTAGCTCCCCAGGGAGAAAGCAATTCAATAGAGACAGAGAGAAGAACGATTAA